One Pseudorasbora parva isolate DD20220531a chromosome 4, ASM2467924v1, whole genome shotgun sequence genomic region harbors:
- the LOC137072835 gene encoding gastrula zinc finger protein XlCGF57.1, whose protein sequence is MEQPEDNQTTADVKTNTCQSSPRHEWTNESPCLKEDDITCQQCGLCFTKQAGLEKHMRIHTGEKPFICSECGKGFTVKQSLEYHMRIHTGEKPFVCAQCGKSFTTKTTLNFHMRTHTGDKPFTCSQCGKSFTVEKKLHIHTRIHTGKKPFTCPQCEKSFNMKQNLDIHMRNHTGEKPFICSECGKRFTVKQNLDSHIKIHTGEKPFICPQCGKSFSEKQNLKCHMRIHTGEKPFSCSQCGKSYTMKQSLEIHTRSHTGEKPFSCSQCGKRFTVKQNLESHMRIHTGLKPFNCFECGKSFTEKKKLSIHMRIHTGEKPYTCPQCGKSFTQQNHLKCHMMLHTEEKPFTCYECGNSFNMKQKLARHMRSHTGEKPFTCSQCGKGFTVKQNLERHMRIHTRENENAVSVARVST, encoded by the exons ATGGAGCAGCCTGAAGACAACCAGACCACAGCAGATGTGAAGACGAACACATGCCAgtcatcgccgaggcacgaatGGACGAATGAAAGCCCGT GTCTGAAAGAAGATGATATCACTTGCCAACAATGTGGGCTATGTTTCACCAAGCAAGCGGGCCTTGAAaagcacatgagaattcacacgggagagaagccgttcatcTGCTCCGAGTGCGGAAAGGGTTTCACAGTGAAACAAAGCCTTGAGtatcacatgagaattcacaccggagagaagcccTTCGTCTGcgctcagtgtggaaagagtttcactacGAAAACTACCCTTAATTTTCATATGAGAACTCACACTGGAGATAAGCCTTTTACCtgctctcagtgtggaaagagtttcacagtGGAAAAAAAACTTCATATTCACACGAGAATTCACACCGGAAAGAAGCCTTTTACCTgccctcagtgtgaaaagagtttCAACATGAAGCAAAACCTTGATATCCACATGAGAAatcacaccggagagaagccgttcatcTGCTCTGAGTGTGGAAAGAGGTTCACAGTGAAACAAAACCTTGATAGTCACATTAAAattcacaccggagagaagccgttcatctgccctcagtgtggaaagagtttctcAGAAAAACAAAACCTTAAATGTCACATGAgaatccacactggagagaagcctttctcTTGCTCTCAATGTGGAAAGAGTTACACAATGAAGCAAAGCCTTGAGATTCACACGAGAAgtcacaccggagagaagccgttctCCTGCTCGCAATGCGGAAAGAGGTTCACAGTGAAACAAAACCTCGAGAGTCACATGAGAATCCACACTGGACTGAAGCCGTTCAACTGTTttgagtgtggaaagagtttcacagagaaaaaaaaacttagtattcacatgagaattcacaccggagagaagccttacacctgccctcagtgtggaaagagtttcacacaACAAAACCACCTTAAATGTCACATGATGCTTCACACTGAagagaagcctttcacctgcTATGAGTGTGGAAATAGTTTCAACATGAAACAAAAGCTTGCAAGACACATGAGAAGccacaccggagagaagccgttcacctGCTCTCAGTGCGGAAAGGGTTTCACTGTGAAACAAAACCTCGAGAGACACATGAGGATTCACACCAGAGAGAATGAAAATGCTGTGAGCGTGGCAAGAGTTTCAACATGA